One stretch of Caldinitratiruptor microaerophilus DNA includes these proteins:
- a CDS encoding urease accessory protein UreH domain-containing protein yields MLESLREVSWQWYTALSQVEARLSDPVGLLAMRLNIPILSAFLFGVLGSLAPCQMSANAGAIAYLSSRAGGGRRVLWSTAWSYVLGKVAVYTLLGSAAILLGLRLPTAAMAVLRKLFGPFMVLFGLHLLGLVRLRFTAGGRLAERFDAWFAATGRDRGAAGSFALGATYSLAFCPTMALVFFGLLVPLGLRTPGGIALPPVFAVGTALPLLVFAAFVALGMGLVSDWHRRVRAWDRWLRVGAGVVFLLFGLNDTILYWFL; encoded by the coding sequence TTGCTCGAGTCCCTGCGAGAAGTCAGCTGGCAGTGGTACACCGCCCTGAGTCAGGTCGAAGCCCGACTCAGCGACCCGGTCGGGCTCCTGGCCATGCGCCTCAACATCCCGATCCTGTCCGCCTTTCTCTTCGGCGTCCTGGGTAGCCTGGCGCCGTGCCAGATGAGCGCGAACGCCGGCGCCATCGCCTACCTGTCGAGCCGGGCCGGTGGCGGCCGCCGTGTCCTCTGGTCCACGGCGTGGTCCTACGTGCTGGGCAAGGTCGCCGTGTACACGCTCCTGGGGAGCGCCGCCATCCTGCTCGGCCTGCGGCTGCCGACGGCTGCCATGGCGGTGCTGCGCAAGCTCTTCGGCCCCTTCATGGTGCTCTTCGGCCTGCACCTTCTCGGGCTGGTGCGGTTGCGTTTCACCGCCGGCGGCCGGCTGGCGGAACGGTTCGACGCGTGGTTCGCCGCCACGGGCAGGGACCGGGGGGCCGCGGGTTCCTTCGCCCTGGGGGCAACGTATTCCCTTGCCTTCTGCCCGACCATGGCGCTCGTCTTCTTCGGCCTCCTGGTGCCGCTGGGGCTGCGGACCCCCGGCGGGATCGCCCTGCCGCCCGTGTTCGCGGTGGGGACGGCGCTACCGCTCCTCGTGTTCGCCGCGTTTGTCGCCCTCGGAATGGGGCTCGTCTCGGACTGGCACCGCCGCGTGCGTGCGTGGGACCGGTGGCTGCGGGTCGGGGCGGGGGTGGTCTTTCTCCTGTTCGGCCTGAATGACACCATTCTTTACTGGTTTCTGTGA
- a CDS encoding FixH family protein has translation MNDAAFSAGMRSSAIRVALAAVLWLGLLVAPAGAGSARATGAGGLRAEVTGEAMQDGRAVYTLRLTDPAGVPVAGARARLEAELPGAVYATSGAGLSGLVDGTFAPAGQPGLYRAEVRYPARGIWQVRVEVEVAGQRLVASLTENVGGVWSEEARGAVLLGFLAAITSLWMGLSVRRRSAAVRVPGKGGSR, from the coding sequence GTGAATGACGCTGCCTTTTCCGCCGGGATGCGGTCCTCTGCCATCCGAGTTGCGCTGGCCGCAGTACTGTGGCTCGGGCTTCTCGTCGCCCCCGCCGGGGCCGGCTCCGCCCGCGCGACCGGCGCCGGAGGGCTCCGGGCGGAGGTCACCGGGGAAGCCATGCAGGACGGCCGCGCGGTCTACACACTGCGACTGACCGATCCGGCCGGCGTTCCCGTCGCCGGCGCCCGGGCCCGGCTGGAAGCGGAACTGCCGGGGGCCGTCTACGCCACCAGCGGCGCCGGACTGAGCGGTCTGGTGGACGGCACGTTCGCGCCGGCGGGGCAGCCGGGCCTCTACCGGGCAGAGGTCCGCTACCCGGCCAGGGGGATCTGGCAGGTGCGCGTCGAAGTGGAGGTAGCCGGGCAGCGGCTGGTCGCCTCGCTCACCGAGAACGTGGGCGGCGTCTGGTCCGAAGAGGCTCGGGGCGCCGTACTGCTGGGCTTCCTCGCCGCGATCACATCCCTCTGGATGGGGCTGTCCGTGCGGCGCCGTTCCGCGGCCGTTCGGGTACCGGGGAAGGGCGGTTCACGGTGA
- a CDS encoding CcmD family protein: MIYLFFGYAAVWVLLFAYLLVLSARQRRLEEELQTVRERLAPRE; encoded by the coding sequence ATGATCTACCTGTTTTTCGGGTACGCGGCGGTATGGGTCCTGCTCTTCGCCTACCTGCTCGTCCTTTCGGCCCGTCAGCGGCGGCTGGAGGAGGAACTGCAGACGGTGCGGGAGAGGCTGGCGCCCCGTGAATGA
- a CDS encoding cytochrome c biogenesis protein: MRESRARPPAASRVGGPLLALAGAVAIVAGLYLALVQAPRDVHLGDVQRLFYLHVAVAWNGFLAFTVVLVGSALYLVTRDRRWDRLAYASGEVGVLFMTLVLVTGSLWARPVWNTWWTWDPRLTTSLILWFMYVGYLLIRSAAEGDARRARYAAVYGIVAFANVPVVHLSVTWWRSIHPLVVREGQVNVDPRMVPAMVAMTLAFTLVYGWFLQQRARLEAVREALAALRARAGEGAMSG; the protein is encoded by the coding sequence TTGCGGGAGTCACGGGCGCGCCCGCCGGCCGCGAGTCGGGTCGGTGGGCCACTCCTGGCCCTGGCCGGGGCGGTGGCAATCGTCGCCGGCCTGTACCTGGCACTGGTCCAGGCCCCACGGGACGTGCACCTCGGTGACGTCCAGCGCCTGTTCTACCTGCACGTGGCGGTGGCCTGGAACGGCTTCCTCGCGTTCACGGTGGTCCTCGTGGGCAGCGCGCTCTACCTGGTGACGCGGGACCGGCGGTGGGACCGGCTCGCGTACGCCTCCGGGGAGGTCGGGGTTCTCTTCATGACCCTCGTCCTCGTCACCGGCTCGCTCTGGGCCCGGCCGGTGTGGAACACGTGGTGGACCTGGGACCCGCGCCTCACGACCAGCCTGATCCTCTGGTTCATGTACGTCGGATACCTGCTGATCCGGTCCGCAGCCGAGGGAGACGCCCGCCGGGCGCGGTACGCCGCCGTCTACGGGATCGTGGCGTTCGCCAACGTTCCGGTGGTCCACCTCTCGGTGACCTGGTGGCGCTCGATCCACCCGCTCGTGGTCAGGGAGGGGCAGGTGAACGTAGACCCTCGGATGGTCCCCGCCATGGTCGCCATGACGCTCGCCTTCACCCTGGTCTACGGGTGGTTCCTGCAGCAGCGTGCCCGCCTCGAGGCCGTACGGGAGGCCCTGGCGGCCCTGCGCGCACGGGCGGGCGAGGGGGCGATGTCCGGATGA
- a CDS encoding heme exporter protein CcmB: MSLLRTALAICRKDLQTELRSREVVPVMVVFALIAGALWNFALDPAREALPQVFPGLLWLTVFFAGMLGVYRSFFGEVRGGTLAGLMLAPVDRAAIYYGKLFANAVLLLLLEAVAVPAYFLFFDYRPAGRPLALVPVLLLGTVGFAATGTLLAALAAATRAGEALLPVLLFPVLVPLVLGVVQVTRGVLDPGAVQDAGLWLRLLVAYDAAALALPYVLFESLVEV; this comes from the coding sequence ATGAGCCTCCTGCGAACGGCGCTGGCCATCTGCCGGAAGGACCTGCAGACGGAACTCCGGTCCCGGGAAGTGGTCCCCGTGATGGTGGTGTTCGCGCTGATCGCCGGGGCCCTGTGGAACTTCGCGCTCGACCCGGCAAGAGAGGCGCTGCCGCAAGTCTTTCCGGGTCTCCTGTGGCTCACCGTCTTCTTCGCCGGGATGCTGGGGGTCTACCGGTCGTTCTTCGGGGAGGTTCGGGGCGGCACGCTGGCCGGGCTCATGCTGGCGCCCGTGGACCGGGCGGCGATCTACTACGGCAAGCTCTTCGCCAACGCCGTCCTCCTCCTGCTGCTGGAGGCTGTCGCGGTGCCGGCCTACTTCCTCTTCTTCGACTACCGTCCCGCCGGCCGGCCGCTGGCCCTCGTGCCGGTCCTCCTCCTGGGGACCGTGGGGTTTGCGGCCACGGGGACCCTCCTGGCGGCGCTGGCCGCGGCGACGCGGGCCGGGGAGGCGCTCCTGCCGGTGCTGCTCTTCCCGGTCCTGGTCCCCCTCGTCCTGGGGGTGGTACAGGTCACGCGGGGGGTCCTGGATCCCGGCGCCGTGCAAGACGCCGGCCTGTGGCTGAGGCTTCTGGTCGCTTACGACGCCGCAGCCCTCGCACTGCCGTACGTCCTGTTCGAGTCCCTGGTGGAGGTGTAG
- the ccmA gene encoding heme ABC exporter ATP-binding protein CcmA has protein sequence MIRAEGVWYRVGHQVVLAGVSLHVRPGEVVGLVGPNGAGKSTLIRILALLLRPEAGCVRIEGRDAREDGAELRRRLGVVLHESLLYTTLTVAENLEFYGRLYGLGRAQTLRRAAVLLERVGLQPHTHLQVARLSHGMRQRLTLARALLHDPPVLLLDEPFTGLDAEGAGVLRGLLREHRDRGGAALVVTHDPSELEGLACRWLTLREGRLAEGPAGWALRALAGEGSR, from the coding sequence GTGATCCGCGCCGAGGGGGTCTGGTACCGGGTGGGGCACCAGGTCGTGCTGGCCGGGGTGAGCCTGCACGTGCGTCCGGGCGAGGTGGTGGGCCTGGTGGGACCGAACGGGGCCGGCAAGTCCACATTGATCCGGATCCTGGCGCTCCTCCTCCGGCCGGAGGCGGGTTGCGTCCGGATCGAGGGCCGGGATGCCCGGGAGGACGGAGCGGAGCTCCGCCGGCGGCTCGGGGTGGTCCTGCACGAGTCCCTCCTGTACACGACCCTGACCGTGGCAGAGAACCTGGAGTTCTACGGCCGGCTCTACGGCCTGGGCCGCGCCCAGACGCTCCGCCGGGCGGCCGTCCTTCTGGAGCGGGTGGGGCTACAGCCCCATACCCATCTGCAGGTGGCCCGGCTCTCCCACGGCATGCGGCAGCGTCTCACCCTGGCCCGGGCGCTCCTCCACGACCCACCGGTGCTGCTCCTGGACGAGCCGTTCACGGGGCTCGACGCCGAGGGGGCCGGGGTGCTCCGGGGGCTCCTCCGGGAGCACCGGGACCGCGGCGGGGCGGCTCTGGTGGTCACCCACGATCCGTCCGAGCTCGAGGGGCTGGCCTGTCGCTGGCTCACCCTGCGCGAGGGCCGGCTCGCGGAGGGGCCGGCGGGGTGGGCGCTGCGCGCGCTTGCGGGCGAGGGGTCGAGATGA
- a CDS encoding cytochrome c-type biogenesis protein, translating into MSRVRAALLALAASILMVLGGARPAGAVHTADQVRAVARQIRCPLCKNLSAWDSDTLPSREIVADVERRLHAGETPEQILAAYEARYGAWILMYPPRRGVFWLMWLAPFAAVALGGAVLVTLLRRWLRVYPGGADSPGAGGAAEGAPGPGPRARRPSARSRARAAAEWLEFF; encoded by the coding sequence GTGTCCCGGGTGCGTGCGGCTCTGCTGGCCCTGGCCGCCTCCATCCTCATGGTCCTCGGCGGTGCCCGCCCTGCCGGCGCCGTGCATACGGCCGACCAGGTCCGGGCGGTGGCCAGGCAGATCCGCTGCCCGCTCTGCAAGAACCTGTCCGCCTGGGATTCGGACACCCTGCCCTCGCGGGAGATCGTCGCCGACGTGGAGCGGCGCCTCCACGCCGGCGAGACACCGGAGCAGATCCTGGCGGCGTACGAGGCCCGGTACGGGGCGTGGATCCTCATGTACCCCCCGCGGCGCGGGGTGTTCTGGCTCATGTGGCTGGCTCCGTTCGCCGCGGTCGCCCTTGGCGGGGCCGTCCTGGTCACGCTCCTGCGCCGCTGGCTGCGGGTCTACCCGGGCGGAGCGGACAGCCCCGGCGCGGGAGGCGCTGCGGAGGGGGCCCCGGGCCCTGGCCCCCGGGCCCGCAGGCCGTCCGCACGTTCCCGCGCTCGCGCCGCCGCCGAGTGGCTGGAGTTCTTCTGA
- a CDS encoding heme lyase CcmF/NrfE family subunit, protein MGTLGRLALAGALVAAVFGIAAFVLGAVRRDGRWVEVGRRALYGVALLTTVASAALLFLLVTSDFRYEYVANYTTRDLDLLYKIGAFWGGNAGSLLLWVWVLSLLSAAAVSTRHPGAGRLQPWVGTFLLVTAVFFLTLVNFVSPPFRLLPEPAAEGRGLNPLLQNPGMMLHPIYTYLGYVGFSVPYAYAMAALITGDTGDVWLRVTRRWTLLAWLFLSMGILYGGQWAYVELGWGGYWAWDPVENSSLMPWLTGTAFLHTAVVQEQRGMLKGWNVVLIVITFLLTIFGTFLTRSGVVVSVHAFANGPLGAFFLGFIGIMAVVSVYLLIDRSRVYASPHGIESLLSREASFLLNNLLLLGITFATLWGTLLPVTSELVTGMKVGVGPPFFNQVNVPLGLALVLLMGLGPLLPWRRAQMENLAHSYLYPVAFATLAAAVLLLAGVTRTAPLVGFTVAAFAAAAHVQEFIRGVQARCQVTGERIPVALVRLISRNRRRYGGYLVHLAIVVMVTGFIGSSAYSQEATVTLRPGEPFAMGRYVLTHRGVWAAREDDHVEVFARLGVSKDGRDIGVLRPEKQLFRYNEQPTTEVAVLGGLAEDLYVVLGGWDDTGAASYKIYINPLVAWVWIGQYLLLAGTLVALWPEPERVTSGRRVGTPGTLPAPAEAGPTTAPVTGLTGR, encoded by the coding sequence ATGGGCACCCTGGGAAGGCTGGCCCTCGCCGGGGCCCTCGTCGCGGCCGTGTTCGGGATCGCGGCGTTCGTGCTGGGGGCGGTGCGGCGGGACGGGCGCTGGGTGGAGGTCGGGCGGAGGGCGCTCTACGGCGTGGCCCTGCTGACGACCGTTGCCTCGGCCGCGCTGCTGTTCCTTCTCGTCACGTCGGACTTCCGGTACGAGTACGTGGCGAACTACACCACGCGCGACCTCGACCTCCTGTACAAGATCGGCGCCTTCTGGGGCGGCAACGCCGGCTCGCTGCTCCTGTGGGTCTGGGTGCTGAGCCTTTTGAGCGCCGCGGCCGTCTCCACTCGTCATCCCGGCGCCGGGCGGCTCCAACCGTGGGTCGGAACGTTCCTGCTGGTGACCGCCGTGTTCTTCCTGACGCTGGTGAACTTCGTCAGCCCGCCGTTCCGCCTGCTGCCTGAGCCGGCTGCGGAGGGACGAGGTCTCAACCCGCTCCTCCAGAATCCGGGGATGATGCTGCATCCCATCTACACGTACCTCGGCTACGTGGGGTTCTCGGTGCCCTACGCGTACGCGATGGCGGCGCTCATCACCGGGGACACGGGCGACGTGTGGCTCCGGGTGACCCGCCGCTGGACGCTCCTGGCGTGGCTGTTCCTCAGCATGGGGATCCTCTACGGGGGCCAGTGGGCGTACGTGGAGCTCGGCTGGGGGGGCTACTGGGCCTGGGATCCGGTCGAGAACTCGTCGCTCATGCCGTGGCTCACCGGGACGGCGTTCCTTCACACCGCGGTGGTCCAGGAGCAGCGGGGCATGCTCAAGGGCTGGAACGTGGTCCTCATCGTCATCACCTTCCTGCTGACGATCTTCGGCACGTTTCTGACCCGGAGCGGCGTGGTCGTCTCCGTCCACGCGTTCGCCAACGGGCCGCTGGGGGCGTTCTTCCTCGGCTTCATCGGGATCATGGCGGTCGTGTCCGTCTACCTGCTCATCGACCGCTCGCGCGTGTACGCCAGCCCGCACGGGATCGAGTCGCTCCTCAGCCGCGAGGCCTCCTTCCTGCTGAACAACCTGCTCCTCCTGGGGATCACCTTCGCCACCCTGTGGGGCACCCTTCTCCCCGTGACGTCGGAGCTGGTCACCGGCATGAAGGTCGGGGTGGGCCCGCCCTTCTTCAACCAGGTGAACGTGCCCCTCGGGCTCGCCCTGGTCCTCCTCATGGGTCTCGGGCCGCTGCTGCCGTGGCGGCGGGCGCAGATGGAAAACCTGGCCCATTCCTACCTCTACCCGGTCGCGTTCGCCACGCTCGCGGCCGCCGTGTTGCTGCTGGCAGGGGTCACCCGCACGGCTCCGCTGGTGGGTTTCACCGTGGCCGCATTTGCGGCCGCCGCGCACGTGCAGGAGTTCATCCGCGGCGTGCAGGCCCGGTGCCAGGTGACCGGCGAGCGCATCCCCGTCGCGCTCGTGCGCCTCATCAGCCGCAACCGGCGGCGTTACGGCGGGTACCTGGTCCACCTCGCCATCGTCGTCATGGTGACCGGCTTCATCGGGTCGAGCGCGTACAGCCAGGAGGCCACCGTGACGCTGCGGCCCGGAGAGCCGTTCGCGATGGGGCGGTACGTGCTCACCCACCGCGGGGTGTGGGCAGCGCGGGAGGACGACCACGTGGAGGTGTTCGCCCGGCTCGGGGTGAGCAAGGACGGCCGGGACATCGGGGTCCTGCGCCCCGAGAAGCAGCTCTTCCGTTACAACGAGCAGCCCACCACGGAGGTCGCCGTCCTGGGCGGCCTGGCTGAGGATCTCTACGTGGTGCTTGGCGGCTGGGACGACACCGGGGCCGCCTCTTACAAGATCTACATCAACCCGCTGGTCGCCTGGGTCTGGATCGGCCAGTACCTGCTCCTGGCCGGGACGCTCGTCGCCCTGTGGCCTGAACCCGAGCGCGTGACCTCCGGCCGGCGGGTGGGTACCCCGGGGACGCTGCCGGCGCCGGCGGAGGCCGGCCCGACCACGGCCCCGGTGACCGGCCTCACGGGGAGGTGA
- a CDS encoding cytochrome c maturation protein CcmE, giving the protein MRRARLRIGLALGVVVAATAYLMVTGLRQSTSYYMTVDELVRARTRYTGRSVRVMGKIVGETVEVKNLGTRLEFEVAGDSGARLPVVYEGIKPDNMNDGWEAIVEGRLSPDGRVVASKVMIKCPSRYEGEPAPPGYRPPGGTAEAAGKGTS; this is encoded by the coding sequence ATGAGGCGCGCACGCCTCCGGATCGGGTTGGCGTTGGGAGTGGTGGTCGCGGCCACGGCGTACCTGATGGTGACGGGGCTCCGCCAGTCCACCTCGTACTACATGACCGTGGACGAACTGGTCCGGGCCCGCACGCGGTACACCGGGCGCTCCGTGCGGGTGATGGGGAAGATCGTGGGCGAGACCGTGGAGGTGAAGAACCTCGGCACCCGGCTCGAGTTCGAGGTGGCGGGGGATTCCGGCGCGCGCCTGCCCGTGGTCTACGAGGGGATCAAGCCGGACAACATGAACGACGGCTGGGAGGCCATCGTGGAGGGAAGGCTGTCCCCGGACGGCCGGGTCGTCGCGTCCAAGGTCATGATCAAGTGCCCGTCCCGCTACGAGGGAGAACCGGCCCCGCCGGGATACCGGCCGCCGGGCGGTACGGCGGAGGCCGCCGGGAAGGGGACCTCCTGA
- a CDS encoding TlpA family protein disulfide reductase, with protein MRKRLWLISVLALTAVLAVLGAIRVGQSTRVAEVGSPAPDFTLPDLDGNPVRLSSLRGQLVILNFWATWCPPCKQEMPAFQQLHEEMGGRVRIVGVDRAEPVDTVRRFVDQYGITFTIVLDRTDELATRYGLTGIPETFFLDANGIIRLKYIGPMTLAQMREFVRQVEAVGGSPAR; from the coding sequence ATGCGCAAGCGGCTGTGGCTCATCTCGGTGCTGGCCCTCACCGCCGTCCTGGCCGTGCTGGGCGCGATCCGGGTGGGTCAGTCGACCCGGGTGGCCGAGGTCGGGAGTCCGGCGCCGGACTTCACGCTCCCCGACCTGGACGGGAACCCCGTGCGGCTGTCCTCGCTGCGGGGGCAGCTCGTGATCCTCAACTTCTGGGCCACGTGGTGCCCCCCTTGCAAGCAGGAGATGCCGGCCTTCCAGCAGCTGCACGAGGAGATGGGAGGCCGGGTCCGCATCGTCGGCGTCGACCGGGCGGAACCCGTGGACACGGTGCGGCGCTTCGTGGACCAGTACGGGATCACCTTCACCATCGTCCTGGATCGGACCGACGAGCTGGCCACGCGTTACGGCCTCACGGGCATCCCGGAGACGTTCTTCCTCGACGCGAACGGCATCATCCGGCTCAAGTACATCGGCCCCATGACCCTGGCCCAGATGCGCGAGTTCGTGCGTCAGGTGGAGGCCGTGGGAGGGTCGCCGGCGAGGTGA
- a CDS encoding YHS domain-containing protein: MAKDLVCGMDVDPGKAAATSVYGGQTYYFCSPACKKEFDRDPGKYVGGEHHGHGHGGHGHGHGGHHCC; this comes from the coding sequence TTGGCGAAGGACCTGGTTTGCGGCATGGACGTGGACCCCGGCAAGGCCGCGGCGACGTCGGTGTACGGAGGGCAGACGTACTACTTCTGCTCGCCCGCGTGCAAGAAGGAGTTCGACCGGGATCCCGGCAAGTACGTCGGGGGGGAGCACCACGGTCACGGGCACGGCGGTCACGGACACGGCCACGGCGGGCACCACTGCTGCTGA
- a CDS encoding QcrA and Rieske domain-containing protein, whose protein sequence is MDRHNEAPPGTGNAAGGSGGVTRRQLLRQGMYGTIGLVFAQSAVGAGVMLWPRKVEGFGGKVVVPVPLSSLRPEDPPLVVRQGKFYISRLPEGIMALYWKCTHLGCTVPWNEAEGQFHCPCHGSVFTRTGQNIAGPAPRPLDIMAVEVDGDQIIVDTSKITRRPVHRPEHVYRL, encoded by the coding sequence GTGGACCGGCATAACGAAGCACCCCCGGGAACGGGGAACGCAGCGGGCGGCTCCGGCGGCGTCACGCGGAGGCAACTCCTGCGCCAGGGGATGTACGGCACCATCGGTCTGGTCTTCGCTCAGTCCGCCGTGGGAGCGGGGGTCATGCTCTGGCCCAGGAAGGTGGAAGGGTTCGGGGGCAAGGTGGTGGTCCCGGTCCCGCTGAGCAGCCTGCGCCCGGAGGATCCGCCCCTGGTCGTGCGGCAGGGGAAGTTCTACATCTCCCGCCTGCCCGAGGGGATCATGGCCCTGTACTGGAAGTGCACGCACCTCGGCTGCACGGTGCCGTGGAACGAGGCCGAAGGCCAGTTCCACTGCCCATGCCACGGGTCGGTGTTCACCCGCACCGGGCAGAACATCGCCGGCCCCGCCCCGAGGCCGCTCGACATCATGGCCGTCGAGGTGGACGGCGATCAGATCATCGTGGACACGTCGAAGATCACCCGGCGGCCGGTACACCGGCCCGAACACGTCTACCGTCTCTGA
- a CDS encoding YHS domain-containing protein, with product MLRCPVCHNPVDPGTAPALEYKGQVYFFKCHHCLERFTRNPEAYLSGAVADADGGCARHGRHGCH from the coding sequence GTGCTGCGTTGTCCGGTCTGTCATAACCCGGTCGACCCGGGGACGGCGCCGGCGCTCGAGTACAAGGGCCAGGTGTACTTCTTCAAGTGCCACCACTGCCTGGAGCGCTTCACTCGCAACCCCGAAGCGTACCTCTCGGGGGCCGTGGCGGATGCCGACGGCGGGTGCGCGCGGCACGGCAGGCACGGTTGTCACTGA
- a CDS encoding heavy-metal-associated domain-containing protein: MAIVSEAATLHRGDVKGGVTRLTFGLKGMTCASCANRIQSGLRKVPGVQEAVVNFATEKATVTFDPAQAGPEAFRRVVEDLGYGVVDGSVKLSLVGMTCQACAQRIERKLNQLPGVLEATVNFAAETALVRYLPGAVGVADMKKAVKDLGYEAFAKDEEGAADAEKEAREREMKRQWRLSG, from the coding sequence GTGGCGATCGTGTCGGAAGCGGCGACGCTGCACCGAGGCGACGTGAAGGGCGGGGTCACCCGCCTGACGTTCGGACTCAAGGGGATGACCTGCGCGTCCTGTGCCAACCGGATCCAGTCCGGGCTCCGGAAGGTACCCGGGGTGCAGGAAGCGGTGGTGAACTTTGCCACCGAGAAGGCGACGGTCACCTTCGATCCGGCCCAGGCGGGGCCGGAGGCCTTCCGCCGGGTCGTCGAGGACCTGGGCTACGGCGTCGTGGACGGCTCCGTGAAGCTGAGCCTGGTCGGGATGACGTGCCAGGCCTGCGCGCAGCGGATCGAGCGCAAGCTGAACCAGCTCCCCGGTGTACTCGAGGCGACGGTGAACTTCGCCGCCGAGACCGCCCTCGTGCGCTACCTTCCCGGGGCCGTCGGCGTGGCCGACATGAAGAAGGCTGTCAAGGATCTGGGGTACGAGGCATTCGCCAAGGACGAAGAAGGCGCCGCCGACGCCGAGAAAGAGGCGCGGGAGCGGGAGATGAAGCGGCAGTGGCGCCTGTCTGGATGA
- a CDS encoding metal-sensitive transcriptional regulator: MNPATSPHKTRVDPETRKEIRHRLLRIAGQVQGLQRMLDEDRYCVDVLIQVEAAREGLRQVGRLLLRSHLETCVTDAVRRGDGPAAYDELIAILYKFCR; this comes from the coding sequence GTGAACCCCGCCACCAGCCCGCACAAGACACGGGTCGACCCCGAGACCCGGAAGGAGATCCGCCACCGCCTGTTGCGGATTGCCGGTCAGGTGCAGGGGCTGCAGCGGATGCTCGACGAGGACCGCTACTGCGTCGACGTCCTGATCCAGGTGGAGGCGGCCCGGGAGGGCCTGCGCCAGGTGGGGAGACTTCTCCTCCGCAGCCACCTGGAAACGTGCGTGACGGACGCCGTCCGCAGGGGGGACGGGCCGGCGGCCTACGACGAGCTGATCGCGATCCTCTACAAGTTCTGCCGGTGA